Proteins encoded in a region of the Zunongwangia endophytica genome:
- a CDS encoding M1 family metallopeptidase, whose translation MKRNFFLLSILNILAPALFFAQNPKVDIQEYEFHLKLNDQNNIIEGKAIIDFKYTESSDVLELDFASEENGKGMKVDSILQKNNSLKFSQELEKLNINTSSAEEITTYYHGIPKDGLIINENKYGDRTFFGDNWPNRAHQWLPIIDHPADKAKVSFYVTAPSKYQVIATGTLQEITNIDNENSLYVYSSPLELSTKVMVIGVAEFAVQHRGKIGEIPLSTWVYPENKEAGFYDYAQAEEILNFFTENIAPFPFTKLANVQSSTRYGGMENAGNIFYSESSVDGRRSSEFLMAHEIAHQWFGDSASEIDWSHLWLSEGFATYFTDLYAEHKYGKSKLDEKLQQERRQVIGFSQGTKTAIIDSSRTDLMELLNPNSYQKGAWVLHMLRRKVGDQNFWKAIQQYYQKYKFSNATSTDLQAEFEEVSGKDLEAFFKQWITQYGQPKLKLEDTYKNGKLKITVRQLQKNEFEFPLQLQLNYSENRSEIIDFDITKKKQIFEIKTSEKPVSIDLDPNTNLLFEEAL comes from the coding sequence ATGAAACGCAATTTTTTTCTTCTCTCTATTCTGAATATCCTGGCTCCTGCTCTATTTTTTGCGCAAAATCCTAAAGTCGATATTCAGGAATACGAATTTCATTTAAAACTGAATGATCAAAATAATATTATCGAAGGAAAAGCGATTATCGATTTTAAATACACTGAAAGTTCGGATGTTCTCGAATTAGATTTTGCTTCGGAAGAAAATGGAAAAGGAATGAAGGTCGATAGTATTCTTCAGAAAAATAATTCATTAAAATTTAGTCAGGAATTAGAGAAACTCAACATTAACACTTCTTCTGCGGAAGAAATAACCACTTATTACCACGGAATACCGAAGGACGGACTTATAATCAATGAAAATAAATACGGAGATCGTACTTTTTTTGGTGACAACTGGCCTAACCGCGCACACCAATGGTTACCAATTATCGATCATCCTGCAGATAAAGCAAAAGTTTCATTTTATGTAACGGCACCATCAAAATACCAAGTGATTGCAACTGGAACGCTTCAGGAAATTACCAATATTGATAATGAAAATTCACTTTACGTCTATTCTAGTCCGCTAGAATTATCTACTAAAGTCATGGTGATCGGCGTAGCAGAATTCGCAGTTCAGCATCGTGGTAAAATTGGAGAAATCCCTTTATCCACTTGGGTTTACCCGGAAAATAAGGAGGCTGGATTTTATGATTATGCGCAGGCTGAAGAGATTTTAAATTTCTTTACTGAAAACATTGCGCCTTTTCCTTTTACAAAATTGGCCAATGTACAATCGTCCACCCGCTATGGCGGAATGGAAAATGCAGGAAATATTTTCTATTCTGAAAGTTCTGTAGATGGTAGACGTTCTTCTGAATTTTTAATGGCTCATGAAATTGCGCATCAATGGTTTGGAGATTCTGCTTCAGAAATTGACTGGTCGCATCTTTGGCTAAGCGAGGGATTTGCCACTTATTTTACTGATTTATATGCCGAGCATAAATATGGGAAATCAAAATTAGATGAAAAATTACAGCAGGAACGCCGACAGGTCATAGGATTTAGTCAAGGTACAAAAACTGCGATAATCGATAGTTCGCGGACCGATTTAATGGAATTATTAAATCCTAATTCCTATCAAAAAGGCGCTTGGGTATTACATATGCTAAGAAGAAAAGTAGGTGATCAAAATTTTTGGAAAGCAATTCAGCAATATTACCAGAAATATAAATTTAGCAATGCAACTTCAACTGATTTACAAGCAGAATTTGAAGAAGTTTCAGGAAAAGATTTAGAAGCGTTTTTTAAACAATGGATTACACAATACGGACAACCAAAATTAAAACTTGAGGATACGTATAAGAATGGAAAATTAAAAATTACTGTGCGTCAACTTCAGAAAAATGAGTTCGAATTTCCGTTACAACTTCAGCTAAATTACAGTGAAAACAGGTCTGAAATTATCGATTTTGATATTACTAAAAAGAAACAAATTTTTGAGATTAAAACTTCAGAAAAACCGGTTTCGATAGATCTCGATCCAAATACCAATCTGCTATTTGAGGAAGCGCTCTAA
- a CDS encoding aldo/keto reductase, whose amino-acid sequence MSNKKNLKLEKLAFGGVAIGTGFEKIDDKQAGEALESAWKSGIRQYDTSPWYGLGLSERRMGHFLKNKNREDYILSTKVGRLFSPTNNIPETQWVDPSPFDYRYDYTAEGVRRSVEDSLQRLGVESIDYAFIHDLSPDNNADLGDWEEHFEIAKKGAMPELTKMREEGLIKGWGLGVNTVEPIIRTIDYADPDLFVSAIQYSMIDHKASLDRLFPKIQESGAGLIVAAPFNAGLLGGQKRYNYAGEMPEDVDSRYKKMIKIADKYDVDLAKAAIQFSYAPKAVDTVLVGASKPYQNIENVKAFNIQIPKDFWVDLKSEGLIDERCETPQF is encoded by the coding sequence ATGAGTAATAAGAAAAATCTAAAATTAGAAAAACTGGCTTTTGGTGGTGTAGCCATAGGTACAGGTTTCGAAAAAATAGATGATAAACAAGCTGGCGAAGCTTTAGAATCTGCTTGGAAAAGCGGGATTCGGCAATATGATACTTCACCATGGTATGGATTAGGTTTAAGTGAACGTCGCATGGGACATTTCCTTAAAAACAAGAATCGTGAAGATTATATTCTTTCTACCAAAGTAGGGCGCCTATTTTCTCCTACTAACAACATTCCTGAAACACAGTGGGTAGATCCTTCTCCTTTTGATTACCGCTACGATTACACTGCTGAAGGTGTTCGACGTTCAGTAGAAGATAGTTTGCAGCGACTTGGTGTAGAAAGTATTGATTATGCATTTATCCACGATCTTTCTCCAGATAATAATGCCGATCTTGGTGATTGGGAAGAACATTTTGAAATTGCTAAGAAAGGCGCAATGCCAGAACTTACCAAAATGCGGGAAGAAGGACTTATTAAGGGATGGGGACTTGGCGTAAATACTGTAGAACCTATTATTAGAACGATCGATTATGCCGATCCAGATTTATTTGTTTCCGCTATTCAATATTCGATGATCGATCACAAAGCTTCTCTAGATCGACTTTTCCCTAAAATTCAGGAAAGCGGCGCAGGTCTTATCGTGGCAGCTCCTTTTAACGCAGGATTACTAGGCGGACAAAAAAGATATAACTATGCCGGAGAGATGCCAGAAGATGTGGATTCTCGATATAAAAAGATGATTAAAATCGCCGATAAGTACGATGTTGATTTGGCTAAAGCAGCGATTCAGTTTTCTTACGCACCAAAAGCTGTAGATACCGTTTTAGTTGGAGCCAGCAAACCATATCAAAACATCGAAAACGTAAAAGCTTTTAATATTCAGATTCCTAAAGATTTTTGGGTAGATCTTAAAAGTGAAGGATTAATTGACGAGCGTTGTGAAACCCCGCAGTTTTAA
- a CDS encoding sterol desaturase family protein: MERYLKIIQDSFTGYFNYLMQEITNPSWTNYFYWLIAISLCVWIIEIALPWRKNQSIFRKGFWLDGFYILFNFFLFSLIGYNALSNIGVAVFNDFLGLFEIENIVAVNIQTLPVWSQLLIMFVIADFIQWNVHRQLHIRPWLWQFHKVHHSVKEMGFAAQFRFHFMETIIYKTAQYVPLAMIGFGIQEFFIVHMFSVLVGHLNHANVGWNYGFLGYIFNNPKMHIWHHSKELPESHPYGMNFGLSLSIWDYIFKTAYIPESGKTIELGFKGDEEFPRSFKEQMAFPFKNNNESKE; this comes from the coding sequence ATGGAGCGATATTTAAAAATAATTCAGGATTCGTTTACCGGATATTTTAATTATCTGATGCAGGAAATTACAAATCCTTCCTGGACTAATTATTTTTATTGGCTAATCGCAATTTCTTTATGTGTTTGGATAATAGAGATTGCCTTACCCTGGCGAAAAAATCAATCTATTTTTAGAAAAGGCTTTTGGTTAGATGGCTTCTATATTTTATTCAATTTTTTCCTGTTTTCCTTAATAGGTTACAATGCACTTTCGAATATTGGAGTTGCAGTTTTTAATGATTTTCTTGGATTATTTGAAATAGAAAATATAGTCGCGGTAAATATCCAAACTTTACCGGTTTGGTCGCAACTGCTCATCATGTTTGTTATCGCAGATTTTATACAATGGAATGTTCACCGGCAGTTACATATAAGACCGTGGTTATGGCAATTCCATAAAGTGCATCATAGTGTAAAGGAGATGGGATTTGCGGCGCAGTTTCGATTTCATTTCATGGAAACTATCATTTATAAAACTGCACAATATGTTCCCTTGGCTATGATAGGTTTTGGAATTCAGGAGTTTTTTATCGTTCACATGTTTAGTGTTTTAGTAGGACATTTAAATCATGCAAATGTGGGATGGAATTATGGATTTTTAGGTTACATTTTTAATAATCCTAAAATGCATATTTGGCATCATTCCAAAGAATTACCAGAATCTCATCCCTACGGAATGAATTTCGGGTTAAGTTTAAGCATTTGGGATTATATTTTTAAAACAGCATATATTCCCGAGAGCGGGAAAACTATAGAACTTGGTTTTAAGGGAGACGAAGAATTTCCAAGAAGTTTTAAGGAACAGATGGCTTTTCCGTTTAAAAATAATAATGAATCAAAAGAATAA
- a CDS encoding MBL fold metallo-hydrolase yields MIIKQFNDEALAHYSYAIISEGEMAVVDPSRNPMPYYEFAEDHNAKIVAVFETHPHADFISGHLQIHEETAATIYVSKLVGADYDHKTFDEGDTFELGNVTFEALNTPGHSPDSITVIAKHNNETVLFTGDTLFIGNVGRPDLRENAGNMKAKRIDLAKQMYNTMQTKFNHLPDDAIVYPAHGAGSLCGKNMSSDSSSTLGNERMGNWAFKEQTEDEFVEEILKDQPFIPSYFGFDVDINKVGAPNVQKAKYSVPVFLNVDEVEEELTVVDTRNEDKFKKSHLSSAINIMATSPKQKFETWLGAIIQPEEAFYLVVDSVQEIDAILERIAKIGYEKHLKAIFTVAENLESSTAILDIDQFKENLSNYTIVDIRNTSEVAKGKFFEDAVAVPLKELRDRSDEISTDKPIVVHCAGGYRSAAGSSILEKNLKGVAIFDLSDAVKEFK; encoded by the coding sequence ATGATTATAAAACAGTTTAACGATGAAGCATTGGCGCATTATTCTTACGCCATTATTAGCGAAGGAGAAATGGCAGTTGTAGATCCATCACGAAATCCAATGCCATATTATGAGTTTGCAGAAGATCATAATGCAAAGATTGTTGCTGTTTTTGAAACTCATCCACATGCCGATTTTATAAGTGGTCATTTACAGATACACGAAGAAACAGCAGCAACTATTTATGTTAGTAAGCTGGTTGGTGCAGATTACGATCATAAAACTTTCGATGAAGGCGATACTTTCGAATTAGGTAATGTAACTTTTGAAGCATTAAATACGCCTGGGCATAGTCCAGACAGTATTACGGTAATTGCTAAGCACAACAATGAAACAGTTCTTTTTACAGGCGATACCTTGTTTATAGGCAATGTTGGTCGACCAGATCTTCGTGAAAATGCAGGGAACATGAAGGCGAAGCGCATCGATTTAGCCAAGCAAATGTATAACACAATGCAAACTAAATTCAATCATTTACCAGATGATGCGATTGTTTATCCTGCACATGGAGCAGGTTCGTTGTGTGGTAAGAATATGAGTAGTGATTCCTCCAGTACTTTAGGAAATGAGCGTATGGGAAATTGGGCATTTAAAGAGCAAACTGAAGATGAATTTGTAGAGGAAATTTTAAAAGATCAACCCTTTATTCCGTCTTATTTCGGTTTTGATGTCGACATAAATAAAGTGGGTGCTCCAAATGTTCAGAAGGCAAAATACAGTGTGCCGGTATTTTTGAATGTAGATGAAGTAGAAGAAGAATTGACAGTAGTAGATACTCGTAATGAGGATAAATTTAAAAAATCACATTTAAGCAGTGCCATCAATATAATGGCAACTTCACCAAAGCAAAAGTTTGAAACCTGGTTAGGAGCTATAATTCAGCCTGAAGAAGCTTTTTATTTGGTTGTAGACTCGGTTCAGGAGATCGATGCAATCTTAGAGCGTATTGCAAAAATAGGTTATGAAAAACATCTAAAAGCGATTTTTACTGTGGCTGAAAATCTTGAAAGTAGCACAGCGATTTTAGATATTGATCAATTTAAAGAAAACCTTTCCAATTATACCATAGTTGATATTAGGAACACTTCTGAAGTAGCCAAGGGTAAATTCTTCGAAGATGCCGTTGCGGTTCCCTTAAAGGAGTTAAGAGATCGCAGTGATGAAATTTCTACCGATAAACCGATAGTCGTGCATTGCGCAGGTGGGTATCGATCTGCTGCCGGTAGTAGTATCTTAGAAAAAAACTTAAAAGGAGTAGCGATTTTTGATCTTAGCGATGCTGTAAAAGAGTTTAAATAA
- a CDS encoding acetyl-CoA carboxylase biotin carboxyl carrier protein subunit: MNEKFKVNVNDKSEFEFTKDQVSSLDIQPNGTSGLHILHNDKSFKASIEKKDFLNKQYSVKINSNIYKVNISNDLDLLIEEMGLSLGASQVINDIKAPMPGLILEVNVEEGSEVKEGDYLLVLEAMKMENTITAPKDGVVKSLQIKKGDTVEKNQLLIGMD, translated from the coding sequence ATGAATGAAAAATTTAAGGTAAATGTAAATGATAAATCTGAATTTGAGTTTACAAAAGATCAGGTGAGTTCGCTAGATATTCAGCCTAACGGAACTTCAGGTTTGCACATTCTTCACAACGATAAGTCTTTCAAAGCTTCTATAGAAAAGAAAGATTTTCTAAATAAGCAATATTCGGTAAAAATCAATTCGAATATTTACAAAGTCAATATTTCAAACGATTTAGACCTTTTAATTGAAGAGATGGGTTTGTCTTTGGGCGCCTCTCAGGTTATTAACGATATTAAAGCTCCAATGCCAGGTTTAATTCTGGAAGTAAATGTAGAAGAGGGAAGTGAGGTAAAGGAAGGTGATTACTTATTGGTTTTAGAAGCGATGAAGATGGAAAATACCATTACTGCTCCCAAAGATGGCGTGGTAAAAAGCCTTCAGATAAAAAAAGGCGACACTGTAGAAAAAAATCAACTGCTTATCGGAATGGATTAA
- the accC gene encoding acetyl-CoA carboxylase biotin carboxylase subunit, producing MKKILVANRGEIALRVMKSIQKMGIKTVAIFSEADRNAPHVKFADEAVCVGPAPSNQSYLLGDKIIEVSKKLKVDGIHPGYGFLSENANFAEAVEEAGITFIGPRSRAIRIMGSKLAAKDAVKKYDIPMVPGIDEAIIDPEKAKRIATEIGYPILIKASAGGGGKGMRVVEEEKDLEDQMKRAISEAESAFGDGSVFIEKYVASPRHIEIQVLADIHGNTLHLFERECSVQRRHQKVIEEAPSIVLDEKLREEMGKAAVKVAEACDYVGAGTVEFLFDENRDFYFLEMNTRLQVEHPVTEYITGIDLVEEQIKIARGEKLSFSQDDLKISGHALELRVYAEDPMDNFLPSVGKLERYQIPSGEKIRVDNGFEEGMDVPIYYDPMLSKLITYGKNREEAIQLMLKAIGDYQVEGVSTTLSFGKFVFEHEAFRSGNFDTHFVKKYYSPEKLQNEIEEESKLAALVALKQYLQDQEKLRLPITEAREKN from the coding sequence ATGAAGAAAATATTAGTAGCTAATCGTGGTGAAATCGCCTTGAGAGTGATGAAAAGCATTCAGAAAATGGGCATAAAAACCGTAGCTATTTTTTCTGAAGCCGATAGAAATGCACCACATGTAAAATTTGCGGATGAAGCGGTTTGTGTTGGACCGGCACCTTCTAATCAATCTTATTTGTTAGGTGATAAAATTATTGAAGTTTCCAAAAAATTAAAAGTAGACGGAATCCATCCAGGATACGGATTTTTAAGTGAAAATGCCAATTTTGCTGAAGCTGTTGAAGAAGCCGGAATCACGTTTATTGGTCCGCGTAGTAGAGCAATACGGATTATGGGAAGCAAATTGGCTGCAAAAGATGCGGTGAAAAAATATGATATTCCTATGGTTCCTGGGATTGATGAAGCAATAATAGATCCTGAAAAAGCGAAAAGAATTGCCACTGAAATTGGCTATCCTATTTTAATAAAAGCTTCTGCCGGTGGTGGCGGAAAGGGAATGCGGGTAGTTGAAGAGGAAAAAGATTTGGAAGACCAAATGAAACGTGCCATTAGCGAAGCCGAGTCGGCATTTGGTGATGGATCAGTTTTTATAGAAAAATATGTAGCTTCTCCACGCCATATCGAAATTCAGGTCTTGGCCGATATTCATGGAAATACCTTGCATTTATTTGAACGAGAATGTTCAGTACAACGTAGACATCAAAAAGTAATTGAAGAAGCACCTTCAATAGTTTTGGACGAAAAACTTCGTGAAGAAATGGGGAAAGCAGCGGTAAAAGTAGCAGAAGCCTGTGATTACGTTGGTGCTGGCACAGTAGAGTTTTTATTTGACGAGAATAGAGACTTTTATTTCTTAGAAATGAATACGAGACTTCAGGTAGAGCATCCGGTAACGGAATATATCACTGGAATCGATTTGGTAGAAGAACAAATCAAAATCGCACGAGGGGAAAAACTAAGTTTTAGTCAGGATGATTTAAAAATTAGTGGTCATGCATTAGAACTAAGAGTTTATGCCGAAGATCCAATGGATAATTTCCTACCAAGTGTGGGGAAATTGGAGCGTTACCAAATTCCTTCCGGAGAAAAAATAAGAGTAGATAACGGTTTTGAAGAAGGTATGGATGTTCCGATTTATTACGATCCTATGCTTTCTAAGCTAATTACTTACGGCAAAAATCGAGAAGAAGCTATACAGCTAATGCTTAAAGCTATCGGTGATTACCAGGTGGAAGGCGTTTCTACAACATTGAGTTTTGGGAAATTTGTCTTTGAGCATGAAGCTTTTCGATCGGGAAATTTTGATACCCATTTTGTAAAAAAATATTATTCTCCTGAAAAGCTACAAAATGAAATCGAAGAGGAGTCGAAGCTCGCTGCTTTGGTTGCCTTAAAACAATATCTACAAGATCAGGAAAAATTAAGATTGCCAATTACTGAAGCAAGAGAGAAAAATTAG
- a CDS encoding acyl-CoA carboxylase subunit beta, with the protein MSKKNIEKLNQKIEEAHLGGGEKRIAKQHEKKKLTARERIAYLLDEGSFEEIGILVTHRTTDFGMEDQKFYGDGVITGYGTIDGRLVYIFAQDFTVFGGALSETHAEKICKVMDLAVKVGVPMIGLNDSGGARIQEGVKSLGGYADIFHRNVKASGVIPQISAIMGPCAGGAVYSPAMTDFTIMVEDTSYMFVTGPNVVKTVTNENVSSEELGGASTHSTKSGVTHLTATNDISCLEDIKKLISYMPQNNTENPAKLAFESQDEIREKLEQIIPDSSNKPYDMHLVIDGIIDKDSFFEIHKNYADNIIVGFARLGGRSVGIVANQPMSLAGVLDVDSSKKAARFTRFCDCFNIPLLVLVDVPGFLPGTDQEWNGIILNGAKLLYALSEATVPKVTVITRKAYGGAYDVMNSKHIGADMNFAWPSAEIAVMGAKGASEIIFRKEIKEANDPEKKLAEKEAEYSEKFANPFEAAQRGFIDEVIMPKHTRRKLLKAFSMLENKTVLRPDRKHGNIPL; encoded by the coding sequence ATGAGTAAGAAAAATATAGAGAAATTAAACCAAAAAATAGAAGAAGCTCATCTGGGTGGTGGTGAGAAGCGAATCGCAAAGCAACATGAAAAGAAAAAGCTCACTGCTAGAGAACGTATAGCTTATTTATTGGATGAAGGTTCTTTTGAAGAAATCGGGATTTTGGTAACTCATCGTACAACTGATTTTGGAATGGAAGATCAAAAGTTTTATGGCGATGGCGTAATCACCGGTTATGGTACGATCGATGGTCGTTTGGTTTATATTTTTGCTCAGGATTTTACGGTTTTTGGTGGTGCATTATCAGAAACTCATGCAGAAAAGATTTGCAAAGTCATGGATCTTGCGGTAAAAGTCGGGGTGCCAATGATTGGCTTAAATGACTCTGGTGGTGCGCGAATTCAGGAAGGAGTTAAATCTCTTGGCGGCTATGCTGATATTTTTCATAGAAATGTAAAAGCATCGGGTGTAATTCCGCAGATCTCAGCAATTATGGGACCTTGCGCTGGTGGTGCTGTTTATTCGCCCGCAATGACAGATTTTACGATTATGGTAGAAGATACCAGTTATATGTTTGTTACCGGTCCAAATGTGGTAAAAACCGTAACCAATGAAAATGTAAGTTCAGAAGAATTGGGTGGCGCTAGCACGCATTCTACAAAATCTGGCGTAACCCATTTAACAGCTACTAATGATATTAGTTGTTTAGAGGATATCAAAAAGCTGATAAGCTATATGCCTCAAAATAATACTGAGAATCCTGCAAAGTTAGCTTTTGAATCTCAAGATGAAATTCGAGAAAAACTGGAGCAAATTATTCCTGATAGTTCTAATAAGCCTTACGATATGCATTTGGTGATCGATGGAATTATTGATAAAGATTCATTCTTTGAGATACATAAAAATTACGCCGATAATATTATCGTTGGCTTTGCAAGATTGGGCGGTAGAAGTGTTGGTATTGTAGCCAATCAACCTATGAGTTTAGCTGGAGTTTTGGATGTAGACAGTTCTAAAAAAGCAGCCAGATTTACCCGTTTTTGCGATTGTTTTAATATTCCGCTTTTAGTTTTAGTCGATGTACCCGGATTTTTACCGGGAACCGATCAGGAATGGAATGGGATTATCCTGAATGGCGCTAAACTGCTCTATGCACTTAGTGAAGCGACCGTACCCAAAGTTACTGTGATTACCCGAAAAGCGTATGGAGGCGCCTACGATGTAATGAATAGTAAGCATATTGGTGCAGATATGAATTTTGCCTGGCCTAGTGCTGAAATTGCTGTGATGGGGGCGAAAGGAGCGAGTGAAATTATCTTCAGAAAAGAAATAAAAGAAGCTAATGATCCTGAAAAAAAATTAGCTGAAAAAGAAGCTGAATATTCCGAGAAGTTTGCAAATCCTTTTGAAGCGGCACAGCGCGGATTTATAGATGAAGTGATTATGCCTAAACACACTCGAAGAAAATTACTGAAAGCCTTCAGTATGCTGGAAAATAAAACAGTACTAAGACCAGATCGCAAACATGGGAATATTCCTTTGTAG
- a CDS encoding NAD(P)-dependent oxidoreductase, which yields MKFNKIACVDYTKMNNEAIAELQQYSEEEVIHPDDFPESNEEILKRIGDAEVIFVSWKTQITEEIIKECPNLKYIGMCCSLFDDASANVAVNYAREKGITVTGIFDYGDPGVAEFVISELIMLIHGYAGKQWQEIPQELTDRKIGIIGLGVTGQLLADCLLPFGADLYYYSRSKKPQYEQKGLQYLELEELLETVEIISIHLPKNVEILQKEHFDTFGEGKILINTSLGLPFDLDAFRDWIKSSGNFGIFDGDAKKDMPEDVRQMKNVIIGKKSAGWTQKTQERLSEKVLNNFKEYLQE from the coding sequence ATGAAATTCAATAAAATCGCTTGTGTCGATTATACAAAGATGAATAATGAAGCTATTGCTGAGCTTCAGCAATATTCTGAAGAAGAAGTTATCCACCCTGATGATTTCCCGGAAAGTAACGAGGAAATTTTAAAAAGAATTGGAGACGCAGAGGTGATTTTTGTTTCGTGGAAAACGCAGATCACCGAAGAAATTATAAAAGAATGTCCAAATCTGAAATATATTGGAATGTGCTGTAGTCTTTTTGACGATGCTTCAGCCAATGTTGCGGTAAATTATGCCCGCGAAAAAGGAATTACGGTAACCGGCATTTTTGATTATGGCGACCCCGGAGTGGCCGAATTTGTGATTTCAGAATTAATCATGCTTATTCACGGTTATGCAGGAAAGCAATGGCAGGAGATTCCGCAGGAACTTACCGATCGTAAAATAGGAATTATAGGCTTAGGTGTAACCGGACAATTATTGGCAGACTGTCTTTTGCCATTTGGTGCCGATTTGTATTATTACAGCAGAAGCAAAAAGCCTCAATATGAGCAGAAAGGACTTCAGTATCTAGAGTTAGAAGAACTTTTGGAAACCGTAGAGATCATTTCAATTCATTTGCCTAAAAACGTAGAGATACTTCAAAAGGAACATTTTGATACCTTCGGGGAAGGAAAAATACTAATAAATACTTCCCTCGGACTTCCTTTCGATTTAGATGCTTTTCGAGATTGGATAAAATCTTCTGGTAATTTTGGAATCTTTGATGGCGACGCCAAAAAAGATATGCCAGAAGATGTACGGCAAATGAAGAATGTGATCATTGGAAAGAAAAGTGCTGGGTGGACTCAAAAAACTCAAGAGCGATTATCAGAGAAAGTACTGAATAATTTTAAAGAATACCTTCAGGAATAA
- a CDS encoding YeeE/YedE family protein, translating to MNCILEPWPWYVSGPLIALTMFLLIFMGRQFGMSSNLRTLCSMCGADKRADFFNFDWKSQQWNLLVLLGAIIGGFIANFYLNAESASVAISEETILDLNNLGFESAGNAYLPTELFSTAVFSEPKTLVLLLVGGILIGFGARYAGGCTSGHAISGLSNLQLPSLIAVIGFFIGGLVMIHFIYPLIF from the coding sequence ATGAACTGCATTTTAGAACCCTGGCCGTGGTATGTTTCAGGACCACTAATTGCGCTCACAATGTTTTTACTGATTTTTATGGGACGCCAGTTTGGAATGTCTTCCAACTTGCGAACCTTATGCAGTATGTGTGGTGCCGATAAAAGAGCAGACTTTTTTAATTTCGACTGGAAATCCCAACAATGGAATTTACTTGTCTTGTTAGGTGCTATTATTGGTGGTTTTATCGCTAATTTTTATTTGAATGCAGAGAGCGCAAGTGTAGCAATTTCCGAAGAAACTATTCTAGATTTAAACAATCTTGGTTTTGAAAGTGCTGGCAACGCCTATTTACCAACTGAATTATTTTCTACCGCGGTTTTTTCTGAACCTAAGACTTTAGTACTGCTTTTAGTCGGTGGAATTTTAATTGGTTTCGGAGCGAGATATGCAGGTGGTTGTACTTCAGGACATGCCATTTCTGGCTTAAGTAACTTACAGTTGCCTTCGTTAATTGCGGTGATTGGCTTTTTTATTGGAGGTTTGGTTATGATTCATTTTATCTATCCTTTAATTTTTTAA
- a CDS encoding YeeE/YedE family protein → MKQLAYLVIGIFFGIVMFKSEAASWFRIYEMFKFQSFHMYGIIGSALILGIIGIQIIKRKNLKSFYGQPIRFVPKDKSFSRYMFGGIIFGLGWGLAGACPGPIYVLLGAGYLPIIVVFAGAMLGTFLYGLLRKKLPH, encoded by the coding sequence ATGAAACAGTTAGCATATTTAGTGATAGGAATATTCTTCGGGATAGTGATGTTTAAGTCTGAAGCGGCATCATGGTTCAGAATCTACGAGATGTTTAAGTTTCAGTCGTTCCACATGTACGGTATTATTGGTTCTGCTTTAATTTTAGGCATTATCGGGATACAAATTATAAAACGCAAGAACTTGAAATCATTTTATGGTCAGCCAATTCGCTTTGTTCCGAAGGATAAAAGTTTTAGTCGCTATATGTTTGGCGGAATCATCTTTGGTTTAGGTTGGGGATTAGCAGGAGCATGTCCGGGACCCATTTATGTATTGCTGGGAGCAGGATATTTACCTATAATTGTGGTTTTTGCTGGTGCTATGTTAGGAACATTTTTGTACGGATTACTTCGGAAGAAATTACCACATTAG